TTTTATTCTTGACAAAACTTTATATTACCTGCTATAATATTTAATTTCTTGACAAAAAACCTCAGAAATGTTAGAATAAACTAAAATTAATTATGGGGTGATGTCCTTGGCTAACAAAACCACCTTGGCTACTATTAAGCATGATTTAGAAGGTTATTTAGGTAAAAAAATCTCTTTAAGGGCTAATCGAGGAAGAAAAAAAACAATGGAAAGGACAGGGGTTCTTGAGCAAATTTACCCCTCACATTTTTTAGTATTAGTAAGTGAAGAAAATTATCAAAGAAGACTTTCATTTTCATATGCTGACATATTAACAGAAACGGTAGAGTTAACTGTTTATAGTAATGATGATAAAAAGATTCCCTTTTCAGTATCTTAAAAGTAATCTCCATTGTACAAAACCGCTTTTAAAGGCGGTTTTA
This window of the Anaerobranca gottschalkii DSM 13577 genome carries:
- a CDS encoding Veg family protein — protein: MANKTTLATIKHDLEGYLGKKISLRANRGRKKTMERTGVLEQIYPSHFLVLVSEENYQRRLSFSYADILTETVELTVYSNDDKKIPFSVS